The proteins below are encoded in one region of Paraburkholderia aromaticivorans:
- a CDS encoding enoyl-CoA hydratase produces MIELDYAHDGTVAQLTLKRPPANAFTPEGLLQLQQTVERLNGEARVRAIVITGDGPKFFSAGADLNTFADGNREVARTAAARFGAAFETLQNARPVVIAAINGYAMGGGLECALACDIRIAEQHALLALPETAVGLLPCGCGTQTLPWLVGEGWAKRMILTGERVDAATALRIGLVEEVVEKGAAREAALVMAARVATLSPQAVGFSKTLIHQGRNGVPRAAALALERERFVDLFDGADQREGVNAFLDKRTPRWQVTQAAQADASQQETRQ; encoded by the coding sequence ATGATCGAACTCGACTACGCGCACGACGGCACCGTCGCGCAACTCACGCTCAAGCGGCCACCCGCCAACGCGTTTACGCCCGAAGGCTTGCTGCAATTGCAGCAGACCGTCGAACGCCTGAACGGCGAGGCGCGCGTGCGCGCAATCGTGATTACCGGCGATGGCCCCAAGTTCTTCAGTGCGGGTGCCGACCTGAACACCTTCGCCGACGGCAACCGCGAAGTCGCGCGCACGGCGGCGGCGCGCTTCGGCGCGGCGTTCGAAACCTTGCAGAACGCACGGCCTGTGGTGATCGCGGCGATCAATGGTTATGCGATGGGCGGCGGGCTCGAATGCGCGCTGGCCTGCGATATTCGCATCGCGGAACAGCATGCGTTGCTGGCGTTGCCCGAGACCGCGGTCGGCTTGCTGCCCTGCGGTTGCGGCACACAGACGCTGCCGTGGCTGGTCGGCGAAGGCTGGGCCAAGCGGATGATTCTGACCGGCGAGCGCGTCGATGCGGCGACCGCGTTGCGCATCGGTCTGGTCGAAGAAGTGGTGGAAAAGGGCGCGGCGCGCGAGGCCGCGCTGGTCATGGCGGCGCGCGTCGCCACGTTGAGTCCGCAGGCGGTCGGTTTCAGCAAGACGCTGATTCATCAGGGCCGCAACGGCGTGCCGCGCGCGGCGGCGCTGGCGCTGGAACGCGAGCGCTTTGTCGATCTATTCGACGGCGCCGATCAGCGTGAGGGCGTCAACGCGTTCCTCGACAAGCGCACGCCGCGCTGGCAGGTGACGCAGGCCGCTCAGGCCGACGCCTCGCAGCAGGAGACGCGTCAATGA
- a CDS encoding enoyl-CoA hydratase/isomerase family protein, with protein MSALQSVAHDTSLEAEREILFRVVNRVAIITLNRPAALNALSHAMVRELAVLVEHCRTDDGIVALVLKGAGAKGFCAGGDVREVQRLAKNSDSRWLAFFVDEYRLDYALHTFPKPVVALLDGIAMGGGMGLGQGARLRIVTERSKIAMPETRIGFLPDVGATRFLSVMPAEIELYVGLTGATLSGADALRLQLADLCVPAEWLASFEERLQRMPLEGDLMAALRGVFEPPCNIIPHAPLAAFTQLILRHFDRRSGIDRMVATVRHDLEREPPREVKQWLQSTYDALTGHSPTMLYVTREALLRGRQMTLAECFRMELGIVKRVIEEGDFCEGVRAQLIDKDRKARWAPATLAAVRPERVRHFLASPWKREAHPLAALGAEQG; from the coding sequence ATGAGCGCCTTGCAAAGCGTCGCGCACGATACGAGCCTCGAAGCGGAACGCGAGATTCTGTTTCGCGTGGTGAATCGCGTGGCGATCATCACGCTGAACCGGCCGGCCGCGCTCAATGCGCTTTCGCACGCAATGGTGCGCGAACTTGCCGTACTGGTCGAACATTGCCGCACCGACGACGGCATCGTCGCGCTCGTGCTGAAAGGCGCGGGCGCCAAGGGCTTCTGCGCCGGCGGCGATGTGCGCGAAGTGCAGCGGCTCGCGAAGAACAGCGACAGCCGCTGGCTCGCGTTCTTCGTCGACGAATACCGGCTCGACTACGCGCTGCATACGTTTCCGAAGCCGGTGGTCGCGTTGCTCGACGGCATTGCGATGGGCGGCGGCATGGGACTCGGCCAGGGGGCGCGGCTGCGTATCGTGACCGAGCGCAGCAAGATCGCCATGCCGGAGACGCGCATCGGCTTTCTGCCGGACGTCGGCGCGACGCGTTTTCTGAGCGTGATGCCGGCGGAGATCGAACTCTATGTCGGGCTCACCGGCGCGACCTTGTCCGGCGCCGACGCGTTGCGGCTGCAACTGGCGGATCTGTGCGTGCCGGCCGAATGGCTCGCCAGTTTCGAAGAGCGTCTGCAGCGCATGCCGCTCGAAGGCGATCTGATGGCCGCCTTGCGCGGTGTGTTCGAGCCGCCGTGCAATATCATTCCGCACGCGCCGCTGGCGGCGTTCACGCAACTGATCTTGCGGCACTTCGATCGGCGTTCGGGCATCGATCGGATGGTGGCGACGGTGCGGCACGACCTGGAGCGCGAGCCGCCGCGCGAGGTGAAGCAGTGGTTGCAATCCACCTACGACGCGCTGACCGGTCATTCGCCCACCATGCTTTACGTCACGCGTGAGGCGCTTTTGCGCGGCCGGCAGATGACCTTGGCGGAGTGCTTCCGCATGGAGCTGGGGATCGTCAAACGCGTGATCGAGGAGGGCGACTTTTGCGAAGGCGTGCGAGCCCAGTTGATCGACAAGGATCGCAAAGCCCGCTGGGCGCCTGCCACGCTCGCCGCGGTGCGGCCCGAGCGCGTCAGACATTTCCTCGCTTCGCCGTGGAAGCGCGAGGCGCATCCGCTGGCTGCGCTGGGCGCGGAGCAAGGCTAA